A window of Nitrososphaerota archaeon genomic DNA:
AAACTTTGGTCTCCACCCAAGAGTATATGCTTGTTTCAACATTGCCCACCCTTCCGGTGGTATCATCAAGCCCATCACGATATCTGCACCAGACGCCTGTGCTTTCCTTATCATGTCTGTGAAATCGGTTGTTCCTAAAGGCACGTATACTTCATACACTACTTGGTATTTGTACTTCTCTGCAAAGCCTTTGTATAGGTTGCCGAAGGCCACACCTTCAGGAGAATCTTCCAAGAATAGAACCAGCTTTTTGTTGTTGAGTTCTGGTGGTACTGTCTCCAATGCTTGGAAGTATCGGGCTACGATGCTCACATCCGGATCAGCTATCGAGAAGAATATATTCCAAGTATATTCACGTTTAGGCATCATCTCCTGAACAACCTCTAAAGGTAGTGACGCGGTTATAATAGGCACACCATATCTTTCTGCAACCGTGCAGCCGGGCACACCTATGGGTGGCGTTCCAGAGCTTAACAGTGCAACAACCTTGTCTTCGAGAATAAGACGTTCAGTGTTTTTCGCACATTTATCCGGGCTGCTTTCATCGTCATATATAATGAGCCTTACAGGTAATTTCTTTCCCACCTCATCTACGTATATTCCGCCTTCTTCTTTGTTAATTTTATCCAACATATAACGGTAGCCAAAACTTAGATACTTCCCCCAGGTGGCGAGTTCACCACTCATAGGAACAGATGCCCCCACCCTAATCTCTTCTGGTCCACCAGCTGGCGCCATTATGTAGAAGTAGGACAAAGCGCCTGCCACTACGACAACCACGATTATGATTGCCACAACTATTGCTTTTAGTTTCGTTACCCCCTTTTTCTTCATAATTTTCTCACGCGCAATGTAAAGCGCAGCAGTTGTATAAATATGTTGTGGCACACCATAAACTCTGAAAGAACTTAACAGCCCTAAAGTAAACTTTGAGTCCAAATCTTCTCAAGCGAAGATAATCTGATCGACGGCCTGTCGACTTTTCAAGATTATAGGGTCTAATAAGTGCCAGGTTTCAGTCGTTTTTTCAAGGTTTGCCTTGCTGGTGCTATGGAGAACGTTTTAGAGGCCGTAAGAAAAACCATCTTAGATTTTGATTCAACTCCTTAAGAAATATTTAAATAGCTTTTCTACATAGAAGAACTGAGCGATTATGGCTGAAGAAAAGAAGGTCACTCGTAGGGGCTTTCTAACGGCTGCCGTATCTGCTGTTGTAGCTGGTGTTGTAGCTGGTGTAGGAGGGTATTATGCTGGGCTTGGTGCCGCTGGTCCAGCCGCAACCGTAACAGTGACTGCACCAGGCGGTACAGCAACAGTTACACGCACAACCACAGTAACAGCTCCACCAGTAACTACTACAGTAACAACAACCGCGGGTGCACCACCTGTAGGTCCGAAGGAGATTCTTATCGGCGCTTCTCTAGCTCTAACAGGTCCGATGGCGCCCTTTGACGCAGGTATAACCTTTGGCCACAAAGCGGCGGTTGAAGACATTAACAAGCTTGGCGGCGTCTACGTTAGGCAGTATGGTCGTAGGATTCCAGTTAGATATATCGTTTATAACAATGAGACAGAGCCTGCAAAAGCTGCTTCCTTAGCAGCTAAACTGATTCTTGAGGATGGGGTAATAGCCTTAGTGGGCGGCGATGGGCCGCCTGTAACCTGGAACCCAATCTGCGCTCAAGCTGAAAGGTATCAAACACCCATCGTCGCTGGTAGCCCTTGGGAGCCTTGGTGGGCTGGAGGACCATACAAGTATGCTTGGAGTATACTCTTTAGAATAGCTACGAAGCCCGGTGTTGCAACAGGTCATCCTTGGTTAGAAGGGAGGGTTGGCTACTGCTTAACCGATGTAGCTCTTGCCATAACCGACAAGTATGCTGATAAGACTAACAGAAGAGTCGCGGTGCTGGCTGCTGATGACGCAGATGGCAGAGGCTGGTATGAAGCTTTCCCGAACGTCTTAAAGGAAGCAGGTTACACACCTTGGAGAACGCCGCCACACACTGGTGAAAAGCTGGGTCTCTATCCACCTGGCACTACTGACTTCACAGGAATCATTAGGGCGTGGAAGGAAGCAGATTGTCAGATAATGTGGGCAAACTTACCAGGCGCAGACTTTGGCATAGTTGTCAAGCAGATGGCTGGCTTAGGTTATACACCAAAGCTGGGGTGGATAGCTAGAGGCGCGATGTTCTATGAAGACATCATGGCTTGGGGCGGGGATCTACCAGAAGGTTGGATAAGCGAAATAAAGTGGGATCCAAGATTCCCGCCTGAAATATGCCGAGGCATCGGCGACACAACACCGATGTCCCTCTTTGAAAGGTGGACCAAAGAGAAGGGTACCCCACCTGTCTATCAGCATACTTATACGATCGGTATGGGTTACTCTGCCATGCAGGTTCTGCTCGATGCTATTGAAAGAGCTGATAAATTAGATAAGGAATCTATCAACGAAGCGATAGCGGAAACCGCAGGATACTTTATGTCTGGGCACATAAGATTCTCAAAGACAGCGCATGACTCTCCAAACCCAATCATGTGCGGTCAATGGCAGAAAGTCGATAAACCGTGGAAATGGGAGATGAAGATCGTCTTCTCGCAGCACCCCTGGATGCAACCTGACGCTGACATGATCTTCCCAATACCATCTAAAGGGTGAGCAAATAAATACTATCTATATCCCTAAACCCATAAATTTTTTTTACCTCTTATATTTTTAGTAGGCGGGAGAAGGGATGGAAGTAATACTTGAAGGTAGCAATTTAAAGAAGTCCTTTGGGGGTGTAGTAGCGATAAGGAATTTATCCTTTAAACTGAAAAAAGGAGAGGTACTAGGTTTAATGGGACCGAACGGTGCAGGTAAAACCACAGCATTTAACCTAATTACTGGCGTCTATAAGCCTGATAGCGGTGTGATAAAGTATATGAACAGAGATATAACTGGTCTTCCACCGTATTTAACTTGTCGTCTTGGGATTGCTAGGACACATCAAATCCCAAGACCATTCTCCAACCTCTCAGTCTTTCAAAACGTTGTTGTTGCAGCTATGTATGGAGCTGGTTTGCATAAAACAGAGGCTGGAAAGAGGGCGCTTGAAGTTCTAGATATTATAGGTCTTTCGAGTAAAAAAGATGTTATAGCTGGGCATTTGCAGTTGGCAGAACTTAGAAGTCTTGAACTAGCTAGAGCCTTGGCAACTAAGCCTAAAGTACTGCTGGCAGATGAAATTGCAGCCGGTTTGACGGAAGCTGAGATTCCGCAGCTTCTTCAAATTCTAAAGACGATTAATGGTATGGGCGTATCTATAATCCTTGTTGACCATGTTATGAAGTTTCTGGTCGATGCAGTTAATAGAGTGATAGCTATAGCAAGCGGCGAAGTTATAGCTGAAGGCGAACCAAAAGAAGTATTACGTGACCCGAAGGTCATTGAGTCATATTTAGGGACTAACGTGATCGAAGGGAGTGGTGGGGTGTAATCGATGTCTGAAAGACCGTTGCTCAAGCTTGATCAAGTAAGCGTCTATTACGGCGACCTCTGTGCAGTACGAGACATAACACTTGAAGTTAGAAAAGGAGAGATCGTATCACTTATAGGAGCAAACGGCGCGGGTAAATCTACCATACTAAATACTATAATGGGTCTCACCCACCCAAAAACAGGATCTATAGAGTTTGATGGGAGAAGAATCGAAAGACTTGAAACACACGATATAATTCCGTTAGGGTTGGCGTTGGTGCCTGAGGGGAGAAGAATATTTCCCGAATTGAGTGTACTTGAAAACCTCCTCGCTGGCTCCTACACCCGTAGAGCAAGGCAGAATAAGCAACAGATGCTTAAAAGAGTCTTCGAACTCTTCCCAATTCTTGAAGAGAGAAAAAACCAGCTTGCAAGTACATTAAGTGGTGGTGAGCAGCAGATGCTAGCTATAGGTCGTGCTTTGATGACCGACCCAAAGATGATTCTTTTTGACGAGATTTCTTTAGGTCTTTCTCCTATCATCACGTTAAAGATCTATGAGACTATTAAGAAGATAAGGTCTGAAGGTGTAACCGTTCTGCTCGTTGAACAAAATGTAAGGCAGAGTCTTGCTGTGGCAGATAGAGCGTATGTTTTAAAAGCGGGGCGTATAGTGCTAAGCGGGGAGACGAAGGATTTAAGAGATGAGGAGGAGGTTAGGAAAGCGTACTTCGGCGCATAAAGGAGGGCGGAAACGATGAGTCTAGAAGTCATATCAAATCTGTTACCCCCAATTATTATGGGCTTCCTACTCGGCGGGCTATATTCGGTAATAGGATTTGGCCTCTCACTTGTATTTGGAGTTATGAGGATGGTGAACCTCGCCCACGGAAGCTTTGTCATCTTCGGCAGCTATTTCGCGTGGGTCTTGCTGACTACAGTAGGTTTAGACCCGCTCTTAAGCCTCGTCATAATACTGCCAATATCATTTGGCATCGGCTTTGGGCTTCAGAGATCACTTTTAAACAGACTCTATAGATTGGGTGTTGAGCCGCCTTTACTAACTACCTATGGAATAGCAATAATCCTCGCTTCAGCATACCTCCTAATATTTACACCATATAGCAGAGGGTTAGTAACGTCCTACTCTATAGGAAGTGCTGGATTTGGTGCCCTTACCTTTCCTCTTATCTTCATACTCGATTTTATAGCAGCTCTAATAACAATGATCTTCCTATACATACTCTTGAACAAAACCTATGTAGGGTTAGCAATCCGCTGCGCTACTCAAGATCCTCAAGCAGCTAAACTTGTGGGCATGAATATTAACCACATCTACGCGTTAACATTCGGTCTCGCAATAACCTTTGCCTCCTTAGGTGGCGTATTTTTAGGTCTGACCTACCCGTTTATCCCAGCTTCCTCCTTCACTTATCTAATAATTGCATTCGGCGTAGTTGTAGTCGGAGGACTGGGAAGCATGTTAGGAACGTTCATAGGCGGCATAGTTCTTGGTCTAGCGCAGACATTAGGCTACCACTTCTTTGGCATCGGCTATCAACTATTCATAACCTATCTTGTTATTCTGGTGATGCTCGTCATAAGACCACAAGGCATACTAGGTGTTAAGCGATGAGCAAGAAGATACGCGCCACAAAATTCCTATTACCACTGATCTGCCTAATAGCATTGATCATCTTACCCCTAAGCGGCATTCCTTGGTACTATTTCCACGTCCTCTTCATCTTCTTTACATACTTGATACTTGCTGAAATGTGGAATCTATTAGCTGGTTACTGTGGACTGATCTCACTAGGTCAACCAGCCTTCATCGGACTCGCAGGATATATGCTAGCCATCTCACTATACTACGGTCTATCACTTCCTTTATCTTTACTAGTAAGCTACCTAACCGTAGTTGCATTCGCTATTGTAATTTCCGTGCCGGTCTTTAGGTTAAGAGGCTTCTATTTCGTAATAGGCACTTGGATGATTCCTGAGGTAATTAGGCTTTGGTTCAATAACTGGAGACCCACTGGCGAAGTGTTGATAGGTGTAGGCGGTGGCGCTGGCTTCAGGGTTTTTGCAGGACTAACCCCGCAAACCCTTTATTATATTGCATTAGTAGCTGGCTTTGTTACCATCGTACTCAAACGCTACATCCTAACATCAAAGCTAGGAGTAGGACTTATGGCTATTCGCGATGACGAGAGGGCAGCAGAAAGCTGTGGGATAAACGTGTTAAGATGTAAGTTTTATGTGTTTGTGATAGCAGCCCTATTAACAGGGGTGGCAGGAACAATATTTTACCTCTTTCAAGGCCACATAGAACCTACGAATGCGTTCAGCATATACTGGACCAATATTATGCTTATTGCAGTCATTTTAGGTGGGATAGGTACCGAAGCCGGACCAATTATAGGCGCAGCTATAGTAGTTATACTTGAACAGCTGCTAGCAGCATACGGTGAGCTCAGTCAGATAATCTTGGGCGTACTCTTAATTGTCATAATCGTAACTATGCCTAGGGGTATATTGGGCACGATCTATAAGGTGCAGATCCATAAAACCCTCCTTAAGAAACTAGCAGCCACCTCGTAAAATAATATATTAGAGATCGCTTTCTCTTGGTTTTCTAACCTATTTATCAAGCACAGCTATGGCTTCTATCTCAACTTTTAGCTTTCTACTTACGCCGACATCAGCAGGTGGACGTACAAGTCCTTTAACCTCAATGGTTGTGCTCGCAAAGTTCATATGCTCGCCAAAATACTCTTTTTGCACATTATTCAATATATCCATCTCACTCATATCAGTTATATAGCGTTTTATAGCTACAATATTCTTAAAACTCGCGCCAGCCGCTTGTAGAATGGATTTTATGTTTTCAAATACCCTTCTAGCTTGCCCCTCCATATCTTCTGGGAAATCAAACTCCTCAGCCCTGTGAGGGTGACTATGATAAAGCGGAAGAGCGGTACAGCCTGAGATAAAGAGTAGAGAACCACCTGTAACTTTCACGGCTGGAACAAAAGGCATCCAACTTGTGGGCTCCTTTGGATGAATAATCTTCACCTCAACCATTACTTACCAACCTTTGAAATAAACGCCTTTTCCTCTTTAATAAATTTTATGTCAAGACGTGTCTTGTCTACTGTAACATCTCAGCGAAATATTAAGAAGAATCGACCACTTTCAAATATTTAAGTTTAGGTCTAGGGTTCTCATTTGATTTTCACGATTACTCTCGGTGGGTGCTAGTAAAAATAAGCTTTTTATACAACCTGTTATCTACCCCTCCTTGTGAGGTAAGATGGCTACTGTTTCGAAACCTTATCCCCCACCTGGCTTGGAATGGTGGACAAAGAAGGAGCCAGTTCTTGTAAAGCCGTCTGAAGTAAAATCAGTCGTCCCACCTAAGCACACCAACACTTCTTCCTTCCCACTGATACGTACTGAAAACTTGGAAGCATTTATAACCGAAATAAGACCAGGAGGCGTTGCTGAACCAGATGTTCATCCGATCTCTGAACACGCCTTCTACGTACTCTCAGGAAGAGGTAAATGGGTAATAGATGGGAAGGAATACATGTTGGAACCAGGAATGTTCATATGGATGCCTCCTGGCGCAAACCACGAAACGATAACGGTCGGCGACGAAACTCTACGATTATTCGTTCTGTTCGCTCCCAGTAGGATGAAAGAGAAGAAATAACAAGAATAAATTACACATATTTTTTTAGAAGGTTTTAGGGCATCATCTTAATTAACGCAGCCCCTCTTCTAAATAAATTTAAGGCTTATATAGTAGATCACAACAAACTATCTACCGGGATGTTGCAATGAGCTTTGGAGTTATGGGTGTTGATTTCGAGGAAAGGGTCAACTATGAGCGACTACGGAAAGAGAGATTGGAGCGAGCGAAAGAGCAGGTTAAACGCTATAATCTTGGTGCAATACTCTGCTTTGATTTTGACAACATTCGCTACCTTACGAGTACACATGTTGGCGAATGGGCTAGAAATAAGATGCAACGATATGCCATCCTACCAGTAGATTCTGAGCCTATACTTTTTGACCCGGCTGCCCCGGCGAAAAGAAAGACAAGCCCTTGGATTGCTGATAGAGTCTTCCCCGCTGTGGGTTCGATGAGGGGGTCAATACCACCGGAAGTTGGTATGATAGAGAAAGTTGCCGATAGTATAGTCAATGTTTTAAAGAAGCATAAGGTTGCCGATCTACCGTTAGGAGTAGACATTATCGATATTCCTCTAATGGATGCTTTGTCTAAAAGAGGGGTTAAAGTCGTTGACGGGCAGCAAGCGATGCTGGATGCTAGAATCGTTAAGACTAAAGACGAGATCGAGCTGCTTACACTAGCCGCTTCTATGGTTGACGCCGCATATGCGGAGGTAGCAAGGAACCTTAAGCCGGGTGTAAGAGAGAATGAGTTAGTTGCTTTGGTCAACGATGTGCTATATAGCCTTGGTTCAGATTTGGTTGAATGCGTAAACGTCGTTTCCGGCCCAAGAGGCGCCCCGCACCCGCACGTCTTCGCTGACCGAATAATCAGGCCTGGGGATATGGTTTACCTTGACATTATGCACTCCTTTAACGGCTACCGCACCTGCTACTATAGAACTTTCGTCGTCGGTAAGCCTACTAAAGCGCAGTTAGAAGCGTATGAGCAAGCTTGGACTTGGCTAAAGAACTCCATTGATGCTGTAAAACCGGGTGCAACTACAGCCGATATAGCGAGGTGTTGGCCTTCTGCCGAAGAACTCGGCTTTAGGAACGAAGAAGAAGCATTTCTACTCCAATTCGGTCACGGCGTTGGACTAAGCATCTGGGAAAAGCCAGTTATTTCAAGGTTATTCTCACTTGAACACCCATTCAAGATACAGAAAGGCATGGTCTTTGCGCTAGAAACGTGGTGCCCCTCTAAAGACGGCAGAGGCGCCGCTAGAATCGAGGAAGAAGTCGTAGTAACAGATGTGGGCAGCGAAAGGTTATTTAGGTTCCCCGCTGAGGAACTTACCTGTTGCCCAATCTACTAGAGGTGGTGGAGTATGAGTAGTGGTGAAAAAAGGGTAGTCGGTTTCGCTGGTCTAGGTCTGATGGGAAGCCCTATGGCGAAGAACATTCTGAAAAATGGGTATCCACTTTACGTCTGGAACAGAACCCCAACTAAAATCGAGGACCATGTGAAGCTAGGAGCTAAAGTTGCTAAAAGTCCGAAGGAGCTCGCCGAAAAATCCGACGTAATAATATGTATGTTAGCTACACCAGCAGCTACAGAAGATGTAGTCTTCGGTAGAAACGGGCTACAAGGAAACGGTATCCTGGACGGCTTCAGTAGCGGAAAGATCCTAATAGATATGAGCACTAACTTACCTAGCGTTGTAAAGAAGATCGCAGAATCTGTAAGGAAGAAGGGTGGCGAATTTGTCGATGCACCAGTAATAGGTAGTGTGAAGCCTGCTACTGAAGGAACTTTGACTATCCTTGCTGCTGGTAAAAAAGAAGTCGTAGATAGAGTGAAGCCAATATTAGAAACGATGGGTAAAAAGATATGGTACGTTGGCGAAACTGGCTCAGGCTGCGCGATGAAATTAACCATGAATCTACATCTCCATATAGTAACAGGTGCCTTCGCCGAAAGCATTACATTTGGTGCTAAAGCTGGTCTTGACCCTGCACTGATAGTCGAAATACTAAATAATAGCATCTTCAAAACTTACATAAGCGAGACCAAAGGGAAGAAAGTTATAGATGGGGATTGGACAGCCGCCTTTACGCTTGAATTAGCAGCTAAAGATACACGTCTAGCAGTTGAGTTAGCCAGAGAAGTAGGAGCAGTAGTGCCTCTGGGAAGCCTTGTTGAACAACTATATAATACCGCTATAGCTAATGGGATGAAGAGCCTAGATTATTGTGCCTTAGCAGCGATGTATGAAAGACTAAGTAATGTTAAGGTATCAAAGGCTTCATCCTCCTAAATTTTATCTTCATTTTTTCTAATTTATCAGAACTTGAACAAGTAAAAATTATATAGTGTTTTTGTCACAGCTGACGTTGGGGCTAAAGGGTTGAAGAAGATAGAGACTAACCAATTAATATGGATGTATACGAAGATGGTTGAAATAAGGCGCTTTGAAGAGAAGATTAATGAAGAATACAATAAGGGATTGGTTCCTGGCTTGGTTCATCTTTATGTGGGGCAGGAGGCTGTTGCGGTAGGCGTCTGCGCAAACCTAACTAAGGATGATTATGTTGTTGGCACTCATCGTGGGCACGGTCTAGCGATAGCAAAAGGTGTGCCTTTGGATAAACTTGCGGCTGAAATTATGGGGAAGGAGAGTGGTTGCTGTAAAGGTAGGGGTGGGTCGATGAGAGTAGCATATCTTGAATCAGGTCTGCTCTATTCGTGCCCAATAGTAGGCACAAACCTACCCTTAGCCACAGGCGTAGGATTATCGATCAAATTGCGTGGGACAGATCAAGTAGCTGTTTCCTTCTTTGGTGATGGTGCGTCAAACACAGGAGATTTCCACGAGTCGTTAAATCTTGCGTCTGTTTGGAAATTACCTGTAGTCTTCGTTTGCGAAAATAATAGCTATGCGATCTCAGTTCACATTAAGAAGTCGACCGCTGTAGAAGATATCTATAAAAGGGCGGTAGCATATGGTATCCCAGGAGTAATGGTAGATGGGAACGACGTTCTAGCAGTCTATGAAGCTGCGCAGCAAGCGGTTCAAAGAGCAAGGGCGAAGGAGGGTCCTACGCTAATCGAATGCAAAACTTATAGAACAGTAGGACATGGCACGACAGACCCCGGAACTACTTACAGAAGTAAGGAAGAGGTAGAAGAATGGAAGAAGAGATGTCCGATTAAACGGTTTAGAGAATATTTGGTTGTAAACGGTGTAGTTTCAGAAGAGCAGCTTCGGCAAATCGAAAAAGAAGTGGAGGTTCGGGTTGAGGAAGCTATAAGGTTCGCTGAGCAAAGCCCCTATCCTCCTCCAACCGCTCTTATGGATTATGTTTATTGAGAGGTGAGAGCGTTGAGAGAAATAACCTATGTGGAGGCCTTGAACGAAGCCTTACGTGAAGAAATGCGCCGTGATGAGCGTGTAATAATATTAGGCGAAGATGTGCAACTGGGATATTCCGGACGAGGCGGTCTCTTTTTAGTGACTGCGGAGTTAATGAAGGAATTCGGCGCTGAGCGGGTGAGGGATACGCCTATCTCTGAAGAGGGTTTCGTTGGAGCGGCTATTGGTGCGGCATTAACTGGTTTAAGGCCTGTCGTTGAAATCATGTATGCAGACTTCCTACTTCCTTGCATGAATCAAATCGTTAATGTTGCAGCTAAGCTGAGGTACTCGACAGGCGGGCAGCTAAAGGTTCCTATTGTAATTAGAGCGATGATTGGGCAAGGTAGGGGTGTGGGAAGTGACCACTCGCAGGTCCTTATACCTTGGTTTATGAATGTACCGGGCTTGAAAGTAGTCGCACCCTCTACTCCCTACGATGCAAAGGGGCTACTAAAGAGTTCTATAAGGGACGAAAGCCCGATAATGTTCTTTGAGCCTTTCCTACTCTATAGGACGAAGGGACCTGTACCAGAAGAGGAATATCTTATCCCGATAGGAAAGGCGGATGTGAAGAAGAAAGGGAAAGATGTTACTTTAGTTGCGATCTCTACAATGGTGCCACGTGCACTATCTGCCGCAGAAAAGCTTGAGAAAGAAGGCATTAGTGTTGAAGTAATCGACCCACGCACATTAATACCCCTCGATAAAGAGACTATTCTTAACTCTGTAAAGAGGACGAATCGACTAGTAATCGCTGAAAGCAGTGTTAAGACCTGCGGGGTAGGTGCTGAAATCAGCAGCATGGTTGTTGAAGAAGCTTTTGACTATCTAGACTCGCCCATTAAGCGCGTAGCTGCGCCTCACGTACCTGCTCCTGCTGCACCAACTTTGGAGAAGCTTACGATTCCAGATGAGAACGATATTATAAAGGCTGTTAAAGAGCTTGTTGAGGGGTAGGTGGTTAGGGTGAAGGTCGTTATAATGCCTAAACTCGACCTAGCTATGGATAGTGGAAGCATCGTTGAATGGTTTAAAAAAGAAGGTGAAAGCGTTAAAGAAGGTGAACCGATTCTCACAATAATGACACAGAAAGTAACGACTGAAATAACTTCACCAGCTAATGGCGTACTGCACAAAATATTGGCAGAAGTAAATGAAGAAGTGCCAGTAGGGGAACCCATCGCTGTGATTGCGGAAGAAGGCGATGATATTGAAGCCGTTAACAAACAGGTAAAAGAGATTTTGGAGAAGAGAGTCTCAGCTAAGGTTGAAGTGAAGGAGGTAGTAGAAGAAGTCAAGGAGGAGGTAAAGGAAATAGAATTAAAAGAGGAAGAGAGGGTAAGAATATCGCCCGCTGCGCGAAAACTAGCGGAAGAATATGGCATCGATATTCAGCAAATAAAGGGTACTGGTCCTCAAGGAAGAATAACTAAAGAGGATGTTCTGAGAGTTGTAGAAGAACTAAAGGCTAAGAAGGGGAAGATTATACCCATAACTGGAATTAGGAAGATAATTGCTGAAAGGATGAGTCTAAGCCATAAGATCATACCGCCTGTAACATACTGTATGGAAGTAGATGCTACAGATATGGTTGCTGTTCGAAGAATGTTTAAAGAAAGAGAGAACATTGACTTATCGTATAACACTCTTATCATCAAGGCTGTTGCCAAAGCTCTATTAGATTACCCGATCTTTAACTCGACGGTTGAAGGCGAAAACGTAAGATTGATAGACGATATAAATATTGGGTTGGCAGTAGCTACGGATTATGGGCTCGTAGTACCAATTATCCACAACGCAGATAAGAAGGAAGACATTAGAGAACTCGACAAAATAGTTAGAGATTTAATTGAGCGGGCTAGACAAAACAAGCTTAGCATCGATGAAGTAACAAATGGTACCTTCATAGTAACCAATCTAGGCATGTTTAAAATAGACATCTTTACACCAATAATATTCCCAGATCAAGTCGCTATACTGGGGGTTGGCAGAATGGTCGAGAAGCCTGTGGTTGCTGATGGGCAGATCAAGATCAAACCAATTCTAACACTATCTCTAACAGCGGATCATAGGGTCATAGACGGGGCATTAGCTGCAACATTCCTTAATAGAGTTACAGAATACTTAGAGAAAATCTCATCGCTAGTCCAGTAGAGTAAAAGCAGCTCTGACGGACTACAATATTTTAATCTAACCTTTTTACCTCTGAGCGAAGAAGATGGAAGAGTGGAGAGTCCTCGACTCAAGGTCGTTTGATCCATACCGAAATATGGCGATAGAGGAAGCTGTGCTGCTAGCTGTCAATGAGGCGAAGGTACCCAATACCATCCGTTTCTGGAGAAACACAGAATCTGTAATTGTAGGTCGTTCACAAAAGATAGAAGAAGAGGTTAATTTAGATAAGTGTACTAAACTCGGCGTGAAGATCTTACGCAGATTTACCGGAGGCGGGGCAGTGTATCACGATCTTGGCAACCTCAATTGGAGTATTGTTATGAATAGAAGTAGTATCCTATATCCTAAAAAGATCTTAGAAATATATAAAGAAGCTTGCGGGGCGATCGTTGAAAGCTTAAGATATTTAGGCGTAGATGCTAAATTCGAAGAACCAAACAATGTTACTGTAGACGGGAAAAAAGTATCGGGTTCAGCCGCATATATCAAAAAGAATGCAGCTCTATGCCACGGCACACTTTTATTGAATGCTAATTTAGCAAACCTCAACAATGTGCTGAGCCGCCCACGTTATGTGGTAACAAATATCATAAATGAGTCAGAAAAACGGTCCTCTCTCACTATTTCACTACTTAAAAAAGCTATACTCCTTAACTTTAGTAAGCTTTATCGAATCAAGTTTAAAGCTGGCAAGTTGAGTCAATACGAAACGAGGTTAGCCTCATTATTCGAGACGAAATACAGATCCAGCCCCTGGAACTTTAAAGGAATATATAAACAAAGCATTTGAGATGCCAATTATTTGCGCTAATTCAACCCCTTCTGCTCCCGGGTGGAGGATACTGTTTAATTTAATGTTTTGGTGAATACATTTTTCTTCTTCTGAAACTCTCCACAATGATAAAGATTTTTATAGGAAATGCTCTCTTATCCCTATTGAGAAGGATATGGGAGAACTAGATGTCGATTCAAAATATCTACATGGCCTACTTGACCCAAAATACATCGGCAAACCCGAGGACGTTCTGAAAAAGGTT
This region includes:
- a CDS encoding branched-chain amino acid ABC transporter permease, whose product is MSKKIRATKFLLPLICLIALIILPLSGIPWYYFHVLFIFFTYLILAEMWNLLAGYCGLISLGQPAFIGLAGYMLAISLYYGLSLPLSLLVSYLTVVAFAIVISVPVFRLRGFYFVIGTWMIPEVIRLWFNNWRPTGEVLIGVGGGAGFRVFAGLTPQTLYYIALVAGFVTIVLKRYILTSKLGVGLMAIRDDERAAESCGINVLRCKFYVFVIAALLTGVAGTIFYLFQGHIEPTNAFSIYWTNIMLIAVILGGIGTEAGPIIGAAIVVILEQLLAAYGELSQIILGVLLIVIIVTMPRGILGTIYKVQIHKTLLKKLAATS
- a CDS encoding RidA family protein, with translation MVEVKIIHPKEPTSWMPFVPAVKVTGGSLLFISGCTALPLYHSHPHRAEEFDFPEDMEGQARRVFENIKSILQAAGASFKNIVAIKRYITDMSEMDILNNVQKEYFGEHMNFASTTIEVKGLVRPPADVGVSRKLKVEIEAIAVLDK
- a CDS encoding cupin domain-containing protein is translated as MATVSKPYPPPGLEWWTKKEPVLVKPSEVKSVVPPKHTNTSSFPLIRTENLEAFITEIRPGGVAEPDVHPISEHAFYVLSGRGKWVIDGKEYMLEPGMFIWMPPGANHETITVGDETLRLFVLFAPSRMKEKK
- a CDS encoding aminopeptidase P family protein, coding for MSFGVMGVDFEERVNYERLRKERLERAKEQVKRYNLGAILCFDFDNIRYLTSTHVGEWARNKMQRYAILPVDSEPILFDPAAPAKRKTSPWIADRVFPAVGSMRGSIPPEVGMIEKVADSIVNVLKKHKVADLPLGVDIIDIPLMDALSKRGVKVVDGQQAMLDARIVKTKDEIELLTLAASMVDAAYAEVARNLKPGVRENELVALVNDVLYSLGSDLVECVNVVSGPRGAPHPHVFADRIIRPGDMVYLDIMHSFNGYRTCYYRTFVVGKPTKAQLEAYEQAWTWLKNSIDAVKPGATTADIARCWPSAEELGFRNEEEAFLLQFGHGVGLSIWEKPVISRLFSLEHPFKIQKGMVFALETWCPSKDGRGAARIEEEVVVTDVGSERLFRFPAEELTCCPIY
- a CDS encoding NAD(P)-dependent oxidoreductase, whose product is MSSGEKRVVGFAGLGLMGSPMAKNILKNGYPLYVWNRTPTKIEDHVKLGAKVAKSPKELAEKSDVIICMLATPAATEDVVFGRNGLQGNGILDGFSSGKILIDMSTNLPSVVKKIAESVRKKGGEFVDAPVIGSVKPATEGTLTILAAGKKEVVDRVKPILETMGKKIWYVGETGSGCAMKLTMNLHLHIVTGAFAESITFGAKAGLDPALIVEILNNSIFKTYISETKGKKVIDGDWTAAFTLELAAKDTRLAVELAREVGAVVPLGSLVEQLYNTAIANGMKSLDYCALAAMYERLSNVKVSKASSS
- a CDS encoding thiamine pyrophosphate-dependent dehydrogenase E1 component subunit alpha: MYTKMVEIRRFEEKINEEYNKGLVPGLVHLYVGQEAVAVGVCANLTKDDYVVGTHRGHGLAIAKGVPLDKLAAEIMGKESGCCKGRGGSMRVAYLESGLLYSCPIVGTNLPLATGVGLSIKLRGTDQVAVSFFGDGASNTGDFHESLNLASVWKLPVVFVCENNSYAISVHIKKSTAVEDIYKRAVAYGIPGVMVDGNDVLAVYEAAQQAVQRARAKEGPTLIECKTYRTVGHGTTDPGTTYRSKEEVEEWKKRCPIKRFREYLVVNGVVSEEQLRQIEKEVEVRVEEAIRFAEQSPYPPPTALMDYVY
- a CDS encoding alpha-ketoacid dehydrogenase subunit beta, yielding MREITYVEALNEALREEMRRDERVIILGEDVQLGYSGRGGLFLVTAELMKEFGAERVRDTPISEEGFVGAAIGAALTGLRPVVEIMYADFLLPCMNQIVNVAAKLRYSTGGQLKVPIVIRAMIGQGRGVGSDHSQVLIPWFMNVPGLKVVAPSTPYDAKGLLKSSIRDESPIMFFEPFLLYRTKGPVPEEEYLIPIGKADVKKKGKDVTLVAISTMVPRALSAAEKLEKEGISVEVIDPRTLIPLDKETILNSVKRTNRLVIAESSVKTCGVGAEISSMVVEEAFDYLDSPIKRVAAPHVPAPAAPTLEKLTIPDENDIIKAVKELVEG